In Streptomyces hawaiiensis, one genomic interval encodes:
- a CDS encoding cellulase family glycosylhydrolase yields the protein MFRTLRRALCVAAALLLPLAGVQSARADVAAEAAGAGYWHTSGRQILDAAGQPVRIAGVNWFGFETANHVVHGLWARDYKSMIDQMRSLGYNTIRMPYSDDILKPGTMPDSINHDGKNSDLRGLTSLQVLDKIVAYAGQSGLKIVLDRHRPDAAGQSALWYTAAVPESTWITNLKALAARYKGNPTVVGIDLHNEPHDPACWGCGDTSRDWRLAAQRAGNAVLSVNPELLIMVEGVQSHDGTNGWWGGNLMGVAQYPVQLDVPNRLVYSAHDYATSVAQQSWFSDPSFPANMPGIWDKYWGYIFKQNIAPVWLGEFGTTLQPAVDQKWLAELVKYLRSTSAYGADSFHWTFWSWNPNSGDTGGILKDDWQTVDTAKDAYLASIKAPGFDTGGPGPGPDPGGPGGTTPTCTAAYTVGSDWGGGFNAEVKVTNTGTLPLKSWKVTWTWSGSQKVTSMWNATHTQTGATVTAVNATHNGSVSPGGSASFGFGGAPGGGGVPGVSCSAT from the coding sequence ATGTTCCGCACTCTGCGCAGAGCGCTGTGTGTTGCCGCGGCGCTCCTGTTACCGCTGGCGGGCGTGCAGTCGGCACGAGCCGATGTCGCCGCTGAGGCCGCCGGTGCCGGCTACTGGCACACCAGCGGCCGGCAGATCCTGGACGCGGCGGGGCAGCCCGTCCGTATCGCCGGCGTCAACTGGTTCGGCTTCGAGACCGCCAACCACGTCGTCCACGGCCTGTGGGCCCGCGACTACAAGAGCATGATCGACCAGATGAGGTCGCTGGGCTACAACACCATCCGGATGCCCTACAGCGACGACATTCTCAAGCCCGGCACCATGCCGGACAGCATCAACCACGACGGCAAGAACTCCGACCTGCGCGGGCTGACGTCCCTCCAGGTCCTGGACAAGATCGTGGCCTACGCGGGCCAGTCCGGCCTGAAGATCGTCCTGGACCGCCACCGCCCGGACGCGGCGGGCCAGTCGGCGCTCTGGTACACGGCGGCGGTCCCCGAGTCGACGTGGATCACCAACCTCAAGGCCCTGGCGGCGCGTTACAAGGGCAACCCCACCGTGGTCGGCATCGACCTGCACAACGAGCCGCACGACCCGGCCTGCTGGGGCTGCGGCGACACCTCCCGCGACTGGCGCCTGGCCGCCCAGCGCGCGGGCAACGCGGTGCTTTCGGTCAACCCCGAGCTGCTGATCATGGTCGAGGGCGTGCAGTCGCACGACGGCACCAACGGCTGGTGGGGCGGCAACCTGATGGGTGTGGCCCAGTACCCGGTCCAGCTGGACGTCCCGAACCGGCTGGTGTACTCGGCGCACGACTACGCGACGTCGGTGGCGCAGCAGTCCTGGTTCTCGGACCCGTCCTTCCCCGCCAACATGCCGGGGATCTGGGACAAGTACTGGGGCTACATCTTCAAGCAGAACATCGCCCCGGTGTGGCTCGGCGAGTTCGGTACGACGCTCCAGCCGGCGGTGGACCAGAAGTGGCTGGCCGAGCTGGTGAAGTACCTGCGCTCGACGTCCGCGTACGGCGCCGACAGCTTCCACTGGACGTTCTGGTCCTGGAACCCCAACTCCGGTGACACCGGCGGCATCCTGAAGGACGACTGGCAGACGGTCGACACGGCGAAGGACGCGTACCTGGCGTCCATCAAGGCCCCGGGCTTCGACACCGGCGGCCCCGGCCCCGGCCCGGACCCGGGTGGTCCCGGCGGCACCACGCCCACCTGCACCGCCGCCTACACCGTCGGCAGCGACTGGGGCGGCGGCTTCAACGCCGAGGTGAAGGTGACCAACACGGGCACACTTCCGCTGAAGTCCTGGAAGGTGACGTGGACGTGGAGCGGGTCGCAGAAGGTCACGAGCATGTGGAACGCGACCCACACCCAGACCGGCGCGACCGTCACAGCGGTGAACGCCACGCACAACGGCAGTGTCTCTCCGGGCGGTTCGGCGAGCTTCGGGTTCGGGGGCGCGCCCGGGGGCGGGGGCGTACCGGGGGTGAGCTGTTCGGCGACGTGA
- a CDS encoding ABC transporter permease, which yields MSVTDLSTPSPRSGTYWLLADCWNIVRRGLTHYQRQPINIAWQLGFPILSVLLYGYVFGSAMTVPGGGDYKDFLMPGMFVMTMAFGFINTATVVVYDSTKGVIDRFRSMPMSSSAVVAGRGVTDLIVACAELAIMMLTAFAMGWRPDGGFGFLAAFGLLLWLRFALIWIGVWLGLLVPNPEAAGGLFAVAFPLTMISSIFVAPQLMPDWLGWVAAWNPISSTAAATRELFGTPVGGGDSWVEQHALLMAGVWPVILTAIFLPLAVRRFRKLSR from the coding sequence ATGAGCGTCACCGACCTGAGCACGCCGAGCCCGCGGAGCGGTACGTACTGGCTGCTCGCCGACTGCTGGAACATCGTCCGCCGCGGCCTGACCCACTATCAGCGCCAGCCGATCAACATCGCCTGGCAGCTGGGCTTCCCCATCCTGTCCGTACTGCTCTACGGCTATGTCTTCGGCAGCGCCATGACGGTGCCGGGCGGCGGGGACTACAAGGACTTCCTGATGCCGGGCATGTTCGTGATGACCATGGCGTTCGGCTTCATCAACACCGCGACCGTCGTGGTCTACGACTCCACCAAGGGCGTCATCGACCGCTTCCGCTCGATGCCGATGTCCTCCTCGGCCGTGGTGGCCGGGCGCGGGGTCACCGATCTGATCGTGGCCTGCGCCGAGCTGGCCATCATGATGCTGACCGCTTTCGCGATGGGCTGGCGTCCGGACGGCGGCTTCGGCTTCCTCGCCGCGTTCGGGCTCCTGCTCTGGCTGCGGTTCGCGCTGATCTGGATCGGCGTGTGGCTCGGCCTGTTGGTGCCCAACCCGGAGGCGGCGGGCGGCCTGTTCGCGGTCGCCTTCCCGCTGACGATGATCTCCAGCATCTTCGTCGCGCCGCAGCTCATGCCCGACTGGCTGGGCTGGGTGGCGGCCTGGAACCCGATCTCCTCCACGGCGGCGGCGACCCGCGAGCTGTTCGGGACGCCGGTCGGGGGCGGCGACTCCTGGGTGGAGCAGCACGCGCTGCTGATGGCCGGGGTGTGGCCGGTGATCCTGACGGCGATCTTCCTGCCGCTGGCCGTACGGCGGTTCAGGAAGCTGAGCCGATAG
- a CDS encoding ATP-binding cassette domain-containing protein translates to MDGYAVRAEALEKRYGEKRALDGFDLAVREGTVHGLLGPNGAGKTTAVRILSTLIRLDGGSARVAGLDVARQSREVRARIGLTGQYAAVDEVLTGRQNLEMFGRLFHLGGKRAGLRATELLEQFDLTDAADRGVGKYSGGMRRRLDLAASMILAPAVLFLDEPTTGLDPRSRGEVWDSVRALVAGGTTVLLTTQYLEEADKLASHITVIDQGRAIADDTPDGLKNLVGGDRIEVVVAERSEIPRVVKVVARVTEGEPEADETELRVHAPVTDRVTALTEVARTLQDEGVRVEDIGLRRPSLDDVFLRLTGHRTEKEAAA, encoded by the coding sequence ATGGACGGATACGCGGTGCGGGCCGAGGCGCTGGAGAAGAGGTACGGCGAGAAGCGCGCACTCGACGGCTTCGACCTGGCGGTGCGCGAGGGCACGGTGCACGGCCTGCTCGGGCCGAACGGGGCGGGCAAGACCACCGCCGTCCGCATCCTGTCCACGCTGATCCGGCTGGACGGGGGCAGCGCGAGGGTCGCCGGGCTGGATGTGGCCCGGCAGTCGCGCGAGGTGCGGGCCAGGATCGGGCTCACCGGCCAGTACGCGGCGGTCGACGAGGTGCTCACCGGCCGGCAGAACCTGGAGATGTTCGGCCGCCTGTTCCACCTGGGCGGCAAGCGGGCCGGGCTCCGGGCCACCGAACTGCTGGAGCAGTTCGACCTGACCGACGCCGCCGACCGGGGCGTGGGCAAGTACAGCGGCGGCATGCGGCGCCGCCTCGACCTCGCGGCGTCCATGATCCTCGCCCCGGCCGTCCTCTTCCTCGACGAGCCGACGACCGGACTGGACCCCCGCAGCCGGGGGGAGGTCTGGGACTCCGTACGGGCGCTGGTGGCCGGCGGCACGACCGTGCTGCTGACCACGCAGTACCTGGAGGAGGCCGACAAGCTCGCCTCGCACATCACCGTCATCGACCAGGGGCGGGCCATCGCCGACGACACCCCGGACGGGCTGAAGAACCTGGTCGGCGGCGACCGCATCGAGGTCGTGGTCGCCGAGCGGTCCGAGATCCCGCGAGTGGTGAAGGTCGTCGCCCGGGTCACGGAGGGCGAACCCGAGGCGGACGAGACGGAGTTGCGGGTGCACGCCCCGGTCACCGACCGGGTCACCGCCCTCACCGAGGTCGCGCGGACCCTCCAGGACGAGGGCGTCCGCGTCGAGGACATCGGACTGCGCAGGCCGAGCCTCGACGACGTGTTCCTGCGCCTGACCGGACACCGGACCGAGAAGGAGGCCGCGGCATGA
- a CDS encoding TetR/AcrR family transcriptional regulator: MTSGTSGTGSTETSGSGDIARTLELLWDTGRRPSRGPKPTLTLERIVEAAIQVADTEGLEGLSMRRVAAELGTGTMSLYRYVPGKGELLDLMLDRVQRPSENPADLGDGGWRAALEALARATLALYRRHPWLLQVNQSRPILGPSALDGMEKVLTRIRPMGLSDPELVSAIIMIDGYVVGAARTQLYQREAERRTGLTDAEFWQAQVPALEKAMASGRYPVTASLSEDAFGTDFDHFEFGLQRILDGLEVLVAAGES; encoded by the coding sequence ATGACGAGCGGTACGAGTGGCACGGGCAGTACGGAGACCAGCGGCAGCGGCGATATCGCCCGCACCCTCGAACTGCTGTGGGACACCGGCCGCCGCCCCAGTCGCGGCCCCAAGCCGACCCTGACCCTGGAACGGATCGTGGAAGCGGCCATCCAGGTGGCGGACACCGAGGGGCTGGAGGGGCTCTCCATGCGCCGCGTCGCCGCCGAACTGGGCACCGGCACCATGTCGCTGTACCGGTACGTCCCCGGCAAGGGCGAGCTGCTCGACCTCATGCTGGACCGGGTGCAGCGCCCCTCCGAGAACCCTGCCGACCTCGGCGACGGCGGCTGGCGCGCGGCCCTGGAGGCACTGGCCCGCGCGACCCTCGCCCTCTACCGCCGCCACCCCTGGCTGCTCCAGGTCAACCAGTCCCGCCCGATCCTCGGCCCGAGCGCCCTCGACGGCATGGAGAAGGTGCTGACCAGGATCCGCCCGATGGGGCTGAGCGACCCCGAACTGGTCTCCGCGATCATCATGATCGACGGGTATGTCGTCGGGGCCGCGCGCACGCAGCTGTACCAGCGGGAGGCGGAGCGCCGGACGGGCCTGACGGACGCCGAGTTCTGGCAGGCGCAGGTACCGGCCCTGGAAAAGGCCATGGCCTCGGGCCGCTACCCGGTCACGGCGTCCCTCTCCGAGGACGCCTTCGGCACGGACTTCGACCACTTCGAGTTCGGGTTGCAGCGGATCCTGGACGGGTTGGAGGTGCTGGTGGCGGCAGGCGAGTCCTAG
- a CDS encoding ester cyclase: MSTLSIERMNELYERWTALWRGDFSHAGEILDPGFVVHQARPDGSDSEAQTGPARLLPEIEQTMAVFGDVAISVDVGPIVQADLVAARWTLRARYTGGLEHATAPAGTPVAFSGHDILRVSGGRFVEYWTCTDVLAGLTQLGAVSGPNGPARPGDDAP, encoded by the coding sequence ATGAGCACCCTGTCCATCGAGCGGATGAACGAGCTGTACGAACGCTGGACCGCGCTGTGGCGCGGCGACTTCAGCCATGCCGGCGAGATCCTCGATCCCGGTTTCGTCGTGCACCAGGCACGGCCGGACGGCAGCGACTCGGAAGCGCAGACGGGTCCGGCCCGGCTGCTTCCCGAGATCGAGCAGACCATGGCGGTGTTCGGGGACGTCGCCATCAGCGTGGACGTCGGGCCGATCGTCCAGGCCGACCTGGTCGCGGCACGCTGGACGCTGCGCGCCCGCTACACGGGCGGCCTGGAGCACGCCACGGCCCCGGCCGGCACGCCGGTCGCCTTCAGCGGCCACGACATCCTGCGGGTCTCCGGCGGCAGGTTCGTCGAGTACTGGACCTGCACCGACGTGCTGGCCGGCCTCACCCAGCTCGGCGCAGTCTCCGGCCCCAACGGCCCGGCGCGGCCCGGTGATGACGCCCCCTAG
- a CDS encoding MarR family winged helix-turn-helix transcriptional regulator, translating into MSIENREGLLAAVTVAARRQHAAYTLFNQAMADRLGLHPTDLQCVSLLGLEPEPLTTGEIAELTGLTSGSASRLVDRLERAGLVERKPDPHDRRRTRVSLTARRAPEAEAAWDAPGSAFADLLAAFSDEELAVIERYLRHSTQVGSAQAARLRER; encoded by the coding sequence GTGTCAATCGAGAATCGTGAGGGGCTGCTCGCGGCCGTCACCGTGGCCGCCCGGCGGCAGCACGCCGCGTACACCCTCTTCAACCAGGCCATGGCGGACCGGCTGGGACTGCATCCGACGGATCTGCAGTGCGTGAGCCTGCTCGGCCTCGAACCCGAACCACTCACCACGGGTGAGATCGCCGAACTGACCGGCCTCACCTCGGGTTCGGCCTCCCGGCTCGTTGACCGGCTGGAGCGAGCGGGGCTGGTCGAGAGGAAGCCCGACCCGCACGACCGCAGAAGGACCCGGGTCTCGCTCACCGCCCGGCGAGCACCGGAGGCCGAGGCCGCGTGGGACGCCCCCGGCAGCGCCTTCGCCGACCTCCTCGCCGCGTTCAGCGACGAGGAACTGGCGGTGATCGAGCGCTACTTGCGCCACTCCACCCAGGTGGGATCCGCGCAGGCCGCACGGCTGCGGGAGCGGTAG
- a CDS encoding WD40 repeat domain-containing protein codes for MRRPFALLAAALLTGALAVPASAADGDEKFTIKDPRITESSGLAASRQHPGIYWTHNDSDDGAYLYAVDSATGETVATITMSGVGSPRDVEAVSIGPDNQIYVGDIGDNLGGTWPYVWIYRLPEPKNLRDQTIRATQYVVKYSDGARDAESLVVHPKTGRVYIVDKNEKGGHLYEGPARLSPSGSNTFRPVAAVPDLEATDATLSPDGEHLVVRSYFGAIAYDWNGGKIKRKERLGVPFLGQGESVTYTADGKKLMYGAEGADSPVEPQDAPGGGGSDSPSGSGSSAASDGGGDGLSGHLKTGAIAAGVAVVALFGLRRMRRRG; via the coding sequence ATGCGCAGACCGTTCGCCCTTCTCGCCGCGGCCCTTCTCACGGGCGCCCTCGCCGTACCCGCCTCCGCCGCCGACGGCGACGAGAAGTTCACGATCAAGGACCCGCGCATCACCGAGTCCAGCGGCCTGGCGGCCTCGCGGCAGCACCCCGGCATCTACTGGACGCACAACGACAGCGACGACGGGGCGTACCTCTACGCCGTCGACAGCGCGACGGGCGAGACGGTCGCCACGATCACCATGTCCGGCGTGGGCAGTCCGCGTGACGTCGAGGCCGTTTCCATCGGGCCGGACAACCAGATCTACGTCGGCGACATCGGCGACAACCTCGGCGGCACCTGGCCGTACGTCTGGATCTACCGGCTGCCCGAGCCGAAGAACCTGCGCGACCAGACGATCCGGGCCACGCAGTACGTCGTGAAGTACTCCGACGGCGCGCGGGACGCCGAGTCCCTCGTCGTGCACCCGAAGACCGGCCGCGTCTACATCGTCGACAAGAACGAGAAGGGCGGGCACCTGTACGAGGGCCCGGCCCGGCTCTCCCCCTCCGGGTCGAACACGTTCCGGCCCGTCGCGGCCGTCCCCGACCTGGAGGCCACCGACGCCACGCTTTCCCCGGACGGTGAACACCTCGTCGTACGCAGCTACTTCGGCGCGATCGCGTACGACTGGAACGGCGGGAAGATCAAACGGAAGGAACGACTCGGCGTGCCGTTCCTGGGGCAGGGGGAGTCCGTCACCTACACCGCGGACGGCAAGAAGCTGATGTACGGCGCCGAGGGGGCGGACAGCCCGGTGGAGCCGCAGGACGCTCCCGGGGGCGGCGGGTCCGACTCTCCTTCCGGGAGTGGGAGTTCGGCCGCGTCCGACGGCGGGGGAGACGGGCTGAGCGGCCATCTCAAGACGGGGGCGATCGCCGCGGGCGTCGCTGTGGTCGCTCTGTTCGGCCTGCGGAGAATGAGGCGCCGGGGGTAG
- a CDS encoding SGNH/GDSL hydrolase family protein: MLRFMPVGDSMTIGSTGEHTWRYRLWQHLCRSYGGPFTLVGPRETLYDKLAEAPVSYAYAEPDFPRAHLAGWGEGWQHMAPLIGDAVRSCRADVLLVSLGLIDLGFYTNAEQTAENVRAFTAEARAANRRVGMVWLPVTPNVRAQSDAAFAGEVTRFNELLAKTAADLDEPGSPVLLASPSPSYDVATDTYDGTHPNASGEHKIAAAFAGAMYQGWGLAGPYEK; this comes from the coding sequence ATGCTCAGGTTCATGCCCGTCGGTGACTCCATGACGATCGGAAGCACGGGCGAACACACATGGCGCTACCGGCTGTGGCAGCACCTGTGCCGTTCCTACGGCGGCCCCTTCACCCTCGTCGGCCCCCGCGAGACGCTCTACGACAAGCTCGCCGAGGCCCCGGTGTCGTACGCCTACGCCGAACCGGACTTCCCGCGTGCCCACCTGGCCGGCTGGGGCGAGGGCTGGCAGCACATGGCGCCGCTGATCGGCGACGCGGTGCGGTCGTGCCGCGCGGACGTGCTCCTGGTCTCCCTGGGCCTGATCGACCTGGGCTTCTACACGAACGCCGAGCAGACCGCCGAGAACGTCCGGGCCTTCACGGCCGAGGCGCGGGCGGCGAACCGCCGGGTGGGGATGGTGTGGCTGCCCGTGACGCCGAACGTGCGCGCCCAGTCGGACGCGGCCTTCGCCGGCGAGGTCACCCGCTTCAACGAACTCCTCGCCAAGACGGCCGCCGACCTCGACGAGCCCGGCTCCCCCGTCCTGCTGGCCTCACCCTCGCCGTCGTACGACGTCGCCACCGACACCTACGACGGCACCCACCCCAACGCGAGCGGCGAACACAAGATCGCGGCGGCCTTCGCGGGGGCGATGTACCAGGGCTGGGGCCTGGCCGGCCCTTACGAGAAGTAG
- a CDS encoding aldo/keto reductase translates to MKYTQLGRTGLKVSRLVLGTMNFGPQTDEADSHAIMDAALDAGINFFDTANVYGWGENKGRTESIIGNWFAKGEGRRDKVVLATKVYGNMGADGPAWPNHDKLSAVNIRRAVDASLKRLQTDHIDVYQFHHIDRDTPFDEIWQAIDVLIQQGKILYVGSSNFPGYKIAQANEIAARRGGTIGLVSEQCLYNLAERRAEMEVVPAAQEYGLGVIPWSPLHGGLLGGVLKKEVEGKRRASGRAADALADAGTRARIQSYEDLLDKHGIEPGEAALAWLLTRPGVTGPIVGPRTAEQLASAVRASELELSEELLTGLDEIFPGPGPSPEAFAW, encoded by the coding sequence ATGAAGTACACGCAGCTCGGACGCACGGGACTCAAGGTCAGCCGGCTCGTCCTCGGCACCATGAACTTCGGCCCGCAGACCGACGAGGCCGACAGCCACGCCATCATGGACGCGGCGCTGGACGCGGGCATCAACTTCTTCGACACCGCCAATGTGTACGGCTGGGGCGAGAACAAGGGCCGTACCGAAAGCATCATCGGCAACTGGTTCGCGAAGGGCGAGGGACGGCGCGACAAGGTCGTCCTCGCCACGAAGGTCTACGGCAACATGGGCGCCGACGGCCCGGCCTGGCCCAACCACGACAAGCTCTCCGCGGTCAACATCCGCCGGGCCGTGGACGCCAGCCTCAAGCGGCTCCAGACCGACCACATCGACGTCTACCAGTTCCACCACATCGACCGGGACACCCCCTTCGACGAGATCTGGCAGGCGATCGACGTCCTGATCCAGCAGGGCAAGATCCTCTACGTCGGGTCGTCGAACTTCCCCGGCTACAAGATCGCCCAGGCCAACGAGATCGCCGCCCGGCGCGGCGGGACCATCGGGCTGGTCAGCGAGCAGTGCCTGTACAACCTCGCCGAGCGGCGCGCCGAGATGGAGGTCGTCCCGGCCGCGCAGGAGTACGGCCTCGGCGTCATCCCGTGGTCGCCGCTGCACGGCGGTCTGCTGGGCGGTGTCCTCAAGAAGGAGGTCGAGGGCAAACGCCGCGCCTCCGGCCGCGCGGCCGACGCGCTCGCCGACGCCGGCACCCGCGCGCGGATCCAGTCCTACGAGGACCTGCTCGACAAGCACGGCATCGAGCCCGGCGAGGCCGCCCTGGCCTGGCTGCTCACCCGCCCCGGCGTGACCGGCCCGATCGTCGGCCCGCGCACCGCCGAGCAGCTCGCCTCCGCCGTCCGGGCGTCCGAGCTGGAGCTCTCCGAGGAGCTCCTGACCGGCCTGGACGAGATCTTCCCCGGCCCGGGGCCGTCGCCGGAGGCCTTCGCCTGGTAA
- the thpR gene encoding RNA 2',3'-cyclic phosphodiesterase, whose protein sequence is MRLFAAVLPPDEVCRELGAVVDALRELPGADGMRWTGRPGWHFTLAFYGEVDDGLVPELSERLERAARRTEPFPLAVRGGGQFGHGKALWAGAEGDLATLRLLAERAEAAARKAGVPMGEHRRYKAHLTVARNREAGDVRAFLDALAGFTGRTWTVRELCLVRSNLPTSGVPGEQPRYEAVGHWPLGGAG, encoded by the coding sequence ATGAGACTCTTCGCGGCCGTACTGCCCCCTGACGAGGTGTGCCGTGAACTCGGCGCCGTGGTCGACGCGTTGCGGGAGCTGCCCGGCGCCGACGGCATGCGCTGGACCGGCCGTCCCGGCTGGCACTTCACACTCGCCTTCTACGGTGAGGTCGACGACGGCCTCGTCCCGGAGCTGTCGGAGCGGCTGGAGCGTGCCGCGCGCCGTACGGAGCCGTTCCCGCTGGCCGTGCGGGGCGGAGGCCAGTTCGGGCACGGGAAGGCGCTGTGGGCCGGGGCCGAGGGGGACCTGGCGACCCTCCGGCTGCTGGCCGAGCGGGCCGAGGCGGCGGCGCGGAAAGCGGGGGTGCCGATGGGGGAGCACCGGCGGTACAAGGCCCATCTGACCGTGGCGCGGAACCGGGAGGCGGGGGACGTGCGGGCGTTCCTGGACGCGCTCGCGGGATTCACGGGCCGGACCTGGACCGTGCGGGAGCTCTGCCTGGTGCGGAGCAATCTGCCGACGTCGGGAGTCCCGGGGGAGCAGCCCCGGTACGAGGCGGTCGGGCACTGGCCGCTCGGGGGCGCCGGTTAG
- a CDS encoding GNAT family N-acetyltransferase: MRITIRDGGPDDIPSILGMLDSCVEWLVSQGRTGQWGTRPLSRSPKTVESVGRYMAEGCVFMADVDGVPAGTLTLTDSAGAYLSHLPQPGEPERYIHWLASDRRFKGHGVGSALLAHAAEETRRAGISLLRVDCYAGDDGKLVRYYESNGFTRTEAFTVGENKWPGQLLARRV, translated from the coding sequence ATGCGGATCACCATCCGGGACGGCGGGCCCGACGACATTCCCTCGATACTCGGCATGCTCGACAGCTGCGTGGAGTGGCTGGTTTCACAGGGGCGCACAGGGCAGTGGGGGACACGGCCTCTGTCGCGGAGCCCGAAGACGGTGGAGTCGGTCGGCCGGTACATGGCGGAGGGTTGCGTGTTCATGGCCGACGTCGACGGCGTCCCCGCCGGGACCCTCACCCTCACCGACTCGGCGGGTGCCTACCTGTCCCACCTCCCGCAGCCCGGCGAGCCCGAGCGCTACATCCACTGGCTGGCCTCCGACCGCCGTTTCAAGGGGCACGGCGTGGGCAGCGCCCTCCTCGCCCACGCCGCCGAAGAGACCCGCCGCGCCGGAATCTCCCTGCTCCGCGTCGACTGCTACGCCGGGGACGACGGCAAGCTCGTCCGCTACTACGAGTCCAACGGCTTCACCCGCACCGAGGCCTTCACGGTGGGCGAGAACAAGTGGCCGGGGCAGTTGCTGGCCCGACGGGTGTAG
- a CDS encoding Uma2 family endonuclease has protein sequence MTVLHDRIEMADSSGELTLDMMFEWVETMPVPEGYKVEIVGGNIFMAPQRDTHWDIILDIVEQLRSKYPRKRVKSDVRVDYPGHLNGFASDITLMAEGAAKSDKGLWRYQDVEFVAEVISRKTGANDYGPKKDAYAAAGVPVYLIVDPYTGRWHLHTKPKDGEYRGELSLDFGDEIDLTGTVVGLALETGEFPRD, from the coding sequence ATGACCGTCCTTCACGACAGGATCGAGATGGCCGACAGCAGCGGTGAACTCACCCTCGACATGATGTTCGAGTGGGTGGAGACGATGCCGGTCCCCGAGGGCTACAAGGTCGAGATCGTCGGGGGGAACATCTTCATGGCGCCTCAGCGGGACACCCACTGGGACATCATCCTGGACATCGTCGAGCAGCTGCGCAGCAAGTATCCGCGCAAGCGCGTGAAGTCCGACGTCCGTGTCGACTACCCGGGCCACCTCAACGGCTTCGCCTCCGACATCACCCTGATGGCGGAGGGTGCGGCGAAGAGCGACAAGGGCCTGTGGCGCTACCAGGACGTCGAGTTCGTCGCCGAGGTGATCTCCAGGAAGACCGGGGCGAACGACTACGGCCCGAAGAAGGACGCCTATGCCGCGGCCGGTGTGCCGGTGTACCTGATCGTGGATCCGTACACCGGCCGCTGGCATCTGCACACCAAGCCCAAGGACGGCGAGTACCGGGGCGAGCTGAGTCTGGACTTCGGGGACGAGATCGACCTGACGGGCACCGTGGTCGGCCTCGCCCTCGAGACCGGCGAGTTCCCCCGAGACTGA